The proteins below come from a single Mycobacterium parmense genomic window:
- a CDS encoding LLM class flavin-dependent oxidoreductase codes for MTVQCAAFLRTTLPLDLSGLDELDSGRYHSIWLPDHMVSFWPDSIWTPEFTDLAAASPSPHRHLDGLAVAAAAAVLTENVPLVSAVVDTVRRHPAMLAQTALTIQHLAKGRFILGLGSGESENTLPYGFDFARPVSRFEEALAVIRSLWESERPVDFDGRFYSLRHARLDTEPYEGRAPQIWVGASGPRMLEIAGRHADGWWPAGAWTPEHYAQMLSVVRTSAQRAGRDPMAITPCFIQVCLIGADDDALAEILRAPLVKAFLLQVSAETLRGFGFEHPMGEGWRGFQDIDPAVLTRERIAAFLARVQPEMILAVVPHGTPKEVAEIVKTYVDAGLRVPKILDYGAMAGLRYAAASAANVRAAEDELMQLCGVPA; via the coding sequence ATGACCGTGCAATGCGCCGCCTTCCTGCGGACGACCCTGCCGCTGGACTTGTCGGGGCTCGATGAGCTCGACAGCGGTCGCTACCACTCGATCTGGCTGCCCGACCACATGGTCAGTTTCTGGCCGGACTCGATCTGGACGCCCGAGTTCACCGATCTCGCCGCCGCCTCGCCGTCGCCGCATCGCCACCTCGACGGGCTGGCGGTGGCCGCCGCGGCCGCGGTGCTCACCGAGAACGTCCCGCTCGTCAGCGCCGTAGTCGACACGGTGCGCCGGCACCCCGCCATGCTGGCCCAGACGGCGCTGACGATCCAGCACCTCGCCAAGGGGCGTTTCATCCTCGGCCTCGGCAGCGGCGAGAGCGAGAACACGCTGCCCTACGGCTTCGACTTCGCCCGCCCGGTAAGCCGTTTCGAGGAAGCGCTGGCGGTGATCCGGAGCCTGTGGGAAAGCGAGCGGCCGGTCGACTTCGACGGCAGGTTCTATTCGTTGCGCCACGCCCGGCTGGACACCGAGCCGTACGAAGGCCGGGCCCCGCAGATCTGGGTCGGCGCGAGCGGCCCGCGGATGCTGGAGATCGCCGGCCGTCATGCCGACGGCTGGTGGCCGGCCGGCGCCTGGACCCCCGAGCATTACGCACAGATGCTGAGCGTCGTGCGGACCTCGGCGCAGCGCGCCGGCCGCGACCCGATGGCGATCACGCCGTGCTTCATCCAGGTGTGTCTCATCGGTGCCGACGACGACGCCCTCGCCGAGATCCTGCGCGCCCCCCTGGTCAAAGCGTTCCTGCTGCAGGTCTCGGCGGAGACGTTGCGCGGCTTCGGTTTCGAACACCCGATGGGGGAGGGTTGGCGGGGGTTCCAGGACATCGACCCGGCGGTGCTGACCCGCGAGCGGATCGCGGCGTTCCTCGCCCGGGTGCAGCCCGAGATGATCCTGGCCGTTGTGCCCCACGGGACACCGAAAGAGGTGGCGGAAATCGTCAAGACCTACGTCGACGCGGGGCTGCGCGTGCCCAAGATCCTCGATTACGGCGCGATGGCCGGACTGCGCTACGCCGCGGCCTCGGCCGCGAACGTCCGCGCCGCCGAGGACGAGCTCATGCAGCTGTGCGGGGTGCCCGCGTGA
- a CDS encoding DUF1214 domain-containing protein — MGFGDGTDDAALHAAWTQFCGRLIGAGEKVFKDANATSGPQRVDAFRFLTQNLGQAFDLALETRDSGYPALHTFAGPTRKLGGDCADFTYQQAWIDGQSTYRLSGTRGTAPFFNVTVQGPRIPGPGVLHEPFGDTPEANVFGRQLSVDDDGSFELYIGGEERGPNWLPTTPGSRKLFIRQGFDRWDELPAQMRIERIDMAAPKPLPTPDTMIEAMRWAGEFIAGLMSDWPEFPFEYGGVDAGRPNAFPPAGATDADNKRGRAAANMYWELGPDEALIVEFDAHEGLWMFTNMGVFFNSMDYLYRPVSYTPSRVTTDGDGRVRLVMAHRDPGVHNWLDTQGFERGNLTYRHMLEGEPAVLHTRLVKHDELPDALPADTATAGRAERVAAMWERFRGIRRRYVL; from the coding sequence ATGGGCTTCGGCGACGGCACTGACGATGCGGCATTGCACGCGGCGTGGACACAATTCTGCGGGCGACTCATCGGCGCGGGCGAGAAGGTGTTCAAGGACGCCAACGCCACGTCGGGCCCGCAGCGCGTGGACGCGTTCCGCTTCCTCACCCAAAACCTGGGCCAGGCCTTCGATCTGGCGCTCGAGACCAGGGACAGCGGCTACCCGGCGTTGCACACCTTCGCCGGCCCCACCCGCAAGCTCGGCGGCGACTGCGCCGATTTCACCTACCAGCAGGCGTGGATCGACGGGCAGTCCACCTACCGACTGAGCGGCACCCGCGGGACAGCCCCGTTCTTCAACGTCACGGTTCAGGGCCCGCGGATACCCGGGCCGGGAGTGCTGCACGAACCCTTCGGCGACACACCGGAAGCCAACGTCTTCGGCCGGCAACTCAGCGTCGACGACGACGGGTCGTTCGAGCTCTACATCGGTGGCGAAGAGCGCGGGCCCAACTGGTTGCCCACCACGCCGGGCTCGCGAAAGCTGTTCATCCGGCAGGGCTTCGACCGCTGGGACGAGTTGCCCGCCCAGATGCGGATCGAGCGGATCGACATGGCCGCGCCCAAGCCGCTGCCCACACCGGACACCATGATCGAGGCCATGCGCTGGGCCGGTGAGTTCATCGCCGGCCTGATGTCCGACTGGCCCGAATTCCCCTTTGAATACGGGGGCGTCGACGCCGGCCGCCCGAACGCCTTCCCGCCGGCCGGCGCCACCGACGCGGACAACAAACGCGGCAGGGCCGCCGCCAACATGTACTGGGAGCTCGGCCCCGACGAGGCCCTGATCGTCGAATTCGACGCCCACGAGGGGCTGTGGATGTTCACGAACATGGGCGTCTTCTTCAACAGCATGGACTACCTGTACCGCCCCGTCAGCTACACGCCGAGCCGCGTCACGACGGATGGCGATGGTCGCGTCCGCCTGGTGATGGCGCACCGGGATCCGGGCGTGCACAACTGGCTGGACACCCAGGGTTTCGAGCGCGGCAACCTGACGTATCGCCACATGCTCGAGGGCGAGCCCGCCGTTTTGCACACCCGGTTGGTCAAACACGACGAGTTGCCTGACGCCCTTCCCGCCGACACCGCGACGGCGGGTCGGGCCGAGCGCGTCGCCGCGATGTGGGAGCGGTTCCGCGGCATTCGGCGACGCTATGTCCTCTGA
- a CDS encoding inositol-3-phosphate synthase — MSDLQPPKAQEAQSEIRVAIVGVGNCASSLVQGVEYYQNADETSTVPGLMHVKFGPYHVRDVKFVAAFDVDAKKVGFDLSEAIFASENNTIKIADVPPTNVTVQRGPTLDGIGKYYADTIDVSDAEPVDVVQVLREANVDVLVSYLPVGSEEADKFYAQCAIDAGVAFVNALPVFIASDPVWAKKFADAGVPIVGDDIKSQVGATITHRVMAKLFEDRGVQLDRTMQLNVGGNMDFLNMLERERLESKKISKTQAVTSNLQREFKTKDVHIGPSDHVGWLDDRKWAYVRLEGRAFGDVPLNLEYKLEVWDSPNSAGVIIDAVRAAKIAKDRGIGGPVVAASAYLMKSPPRQLPDDVARTQLEEFIIEG, encoded by the coding sequence ATGAGTGACCTTCAGCCGCCGAAGGCGCAAGAGGCGCAGTCCGAGATACGAGTCGCCATCGTTGGCGTCGGGAACTGCGCGTCCTCGCTGGTCCAGGGCGTCGAGTACTACCAGAACGCCGACGAGACGTCGACCGTGCCCGGCCTGATGCACGTGAAGTTCGGCCCGTACCACGTCCGCGACGTCAAGTTCGTGGCCGCATTCGACGTGGACGCCAAGAAGGTCGGCTTCGACCTGTCGGAGGCAATCTTCGCGTCGGAGAACAACACCATCAAGATCGCCGACGTGCCGCCCACCAACGTGACCGTGCAGCGCGGCCCGACCCTCGACGGCATCGGCAAGTACTACGCCGACACCATCGACGTCTCCGACGCCGAGCCGGTCGACGTGGTCCAGGTGCTTCGCGAGGCCAATGTCGACGTGCTGGTGTCCTACCTGCCGGTGGGCTCCGAAGAGGCCGACAAGTTCTACGCGCAGTGCGCGATCGACGCCGGCGTGGCGTTCGTCAACGCGCTGCCGGTGTTCATCGCCAGCGACCCGGTGTGGGCCAAAAAGTTCGCCGACGCCGGCGTCCCGATCGTCGGCGACGACATCAAGAGCCAGGTCGGCGCCACCATCACCCATCGCGTGATGGCCAAGCTGTTCGAGGACCGCGGCGTGCAACTGGACCGCACCATGCAGCTCAACGTCGGCGGCAACATGGACTTCCTCAACATGCTCGAGCGCGAGCGGCTGGAATCCAAGAAGATCTCGAAGACCCAGGCGGTCACCAGCAACCTGCAGCGCGAGTTCAAGACCAAAGACGTCCACATCGGCCCGTCGGACCACGTGGGCTGGCTGGACGACCGCAAGTGGGCCTACGTGCGGCTCGAGGGCCGTGCCTTCGGTGACGTGCCACTGAACCTCGAGTACAAGCTCGAGGTGTGGGACTCCCCGAACTCGGCGGGCGTCATCATCGACGCGGTGCGCGCCGCGAAGATCGCCAAGGACCGCGGGATCGGCGGACCGGTGGTTGCCGCGTCGGCCTACCTGATGAAGAGCCCGCCGCGCCAGCTGCCCGACGACGTCGCGCGCACCCAGCTCGAAGAGTTCATCATCGAGGGGTAA
- a CDS encoding DUF5318 domain-containing protein, which yields MRLQRQVVDYALRRRSLLSEVYSGRTGVSEVCDANPYLLRAAKFHGKQSQVMCPICRKEQLTLVSWVFGDHLGPVSGSARTAEELVLLATRFDEFSVHVVEVCRTCSWNHLVKSYVLGAARPPKGKRTARNGARTAIE from the coding sequence GTGCGACTGCAGCGACAGGTGGTGGACTACGCGCTCCGGCGGCGCTCTCTGCTGTCCGAGGTTTACTCGGGCCGCACCGGGGTGTCCGAGGTCTGCGACGCGAACCCATATCTGCTGCGCGCCGCCAAGTTTCACGGCAAACAGAGCCAGGTGATGTGCCCCATCTGCCGAAAGGAGCAGCTCACGCTGGTGTCGTGGGTGTTTGGCGATCACCTGGGTCCGGTCTCGGGTTCGGCGCGCACGGCCGAGGAGTTGGTCCTGTTGGCGACCCGCTTCGACGAGTTCTCGGTTCACGTGGTGGAAGTGTGTCGAACCTGCAGTTGGAATCACCTGGTCAAGTCGTACGTGCTCGGCGCGGCGCGCCCGCCCAAGGGCAAGCGGACGGCACGCAACGGGGCCCGCACGGCCATTGAGTAA
- a CDS encoding sugar phosphate isomerase/epimerase family protein has protein sequence MTAHPRLSVHSVTFHGAALPDLEAKWAALGVSRLSVLDSQALDPSFPKLLQRTAYSVEAVCHVFARGRLSADPRAASDALCTVIDAAAAVRARTVYLLTGGRGTMSWDRAAERFSAMIAPCVAHARQAGVALAIETASPLYADIHIAHSLRDAVTLAEMAGLQICIDVFHCWAEGDFEAMVRRALPRTALIQLSDYVLGDRGLPARAVPGDGTIPLEAFVAGVLAGGYPHGFDLELIGPRIEHEGRLESARRACDVVGAMLTKLGV, from the coding sequence ATGACGGCGCACCCCCGACTGTCCGTACACAGCGTCACCTTCCACGGCGCGGCCCTGCCCGATCTCGAGGCGAAATGGGCCGCGCTCGGCGTGTCCCGGCTGAGCGTCCTGGACAGTCAGGCGCTCGATCCGTCGTTCCCGAAGCTGTTGCAGCGCACCGCATATTCGGTGGAAGCCGTCTGCCACGTCTTCGCGCGGGGACGGCTGTCCGCCGACCCCCGCGCCGCGAGCGACGCCCTGTGCACCGTCATCGACGCCGCGGCCGCCGTGCGCGCGCGGACCGTCTACCTGCTGACCGGTGGCCGCGGGACCATGAGTTGGGATCGGGCCGCCGAACGGTTCAGCGCGATGATCGCACCCTGCGTCGCGCACGCCCGCCAGGCCGGCGTCGCGCTGGCCATCGAGACGGCCTCGCCCCTCTACGCCGACATCCACATCGCCCACAGCCTGCGCGACGCCGTCACACTGGCCGAGATGGCCGGCCTACAAATCTGCATCGACGTGTTCCACTGCTGGGCCGAGGGTGATTTCGAGGCGATGGTTCGGCGGGCGCTGCCCCGCACGGCCCTCATCCAGTTGAGCGACTACGTGCTCGGCGACCGCGGGCTGCCGGCCAGGGCGGTCCCCGGCGACGGCACCATCCCGCTCGAAGCGTTCGTCGCCGGCGTGCTGGCCGGCGGCTACCCGCACGGGTTCGACCTGGAACTGATCGGTCCCCGCATCGAGCACGAGGGCCGCCTGGAATCCGCCCGGCGCGCCTGCGACGTCGTCGGCGCGATGCTGACGAAATTGGGCGTTTGA
- a CDS encoding PadR family transcriptional regulator — translation MLELAILGLLIESPMHGYELRKRLTGLLGAFRAFSYGSLYPALRRMQSEGLIAENAAPTGTPVRRARRVYQLTDLGRQRFGELVADTGPHNYTDDGFGVHLAFFNRTPAEARMRILEGRRRQVEERREGLREAIARASSSFDRYTRQLHQLGLESSEREVKWLNELIAAERAMPGLSEQT, via the coding sequence ATGCTGGAGCTGGCCATCCTGGGTCTCCTCATCGAGTCGCCCATGCACGGGTACGAGTTGCGCAAGCGGCTGACCGGGCTCCTCGGCGCGTTCCGGGCGTTTTCGTACGGTTCGCTCTACCCGGCGTTGCGGCGTATGCAGTCCGAAGGACTGATCGCCGAGAATGCCGCTCCGACAGGCACGCCCGTCCGGCGCGCCCGCCGGGTTTACCAGCTGACCGACTTGGGCCGTCAGCGCTTCGGTGAGTTGGTGGCCGACACCGGCCCGCACAACTACACCGATGACGGCTTCGGGGTGCACCTGGCGTTCTTCAACCGGACTCCGGCAGAAGCACGCATGCGCATCCTGGAAGGTCGCCGCCGTCAGGTCGAGGAACGGCGGGAAGGTCTGCGTGAAGCCATCGCGCGGGCCAGCAGCTCGTTCGACCGGTACACCCGCCAGCTTCATCAGCTGGGCCTCGAGTCCAGCGAACGTGAAGTCAAGTGGCTCAACGAGTTGATCGCCGCTGAGCGGGCGATGCCCGGCCTGTCCGAACAAACCTAG
- a CDS encoding alpha/beta fold hydrolase produces MTDISEDELAGLSEFSLLAENAEQAGVAGPLPEVERIETDTPHGRVSALRWGSASPRVVFLHGGGQNAHTWDTVIVGLGEPALAVDLPGHGHSGWRADGDYSPRHNADAVAPVLRALAPDAELVVGMSLGGLTAIRIGAIAPELVRELVLVDVTPSALHRYAELTTEQQGTVALVAGEREFPSFQAMLDLTVAAAPHREVKALRRGVFHNSRRLDNGSWAWRYDAIRAVPNFGDLWEDVDALAAPVTLVRGGSSPFVTDEDAAELAHRAERFRTMHVVANSGHSVQSDQPRALTDLLRGVLAAR; encoded by the coding sequence GTGACCGACATCTCCGAGGACGAACTCGCCGGGCTCTCCGAATTCTCCCTGCTGGCGGAGAACGCCGAGCAGGCCGGCGTCGCGGGCCCGCTGCCGGAGGTCGAGCGGATAGAGACGGACACGCCACACGGCCGGGTCTCCGCGTTGCGCTGGGGCTCGGCTTCCCCACGGGTCGTGTTCCTGCACGGGGGCGGGCAGAACGCCCACACGTGGGACACCGTGATCGTCGGGCTCGGCGAACCGGCGCTGGCCGTCGACCTTCCGGGCCACGGGCATTCGGGCTGGCGTGCGGACGGTGACTATTCACCCCGCCACAACGCCGACGCCGTCGCGCCCGTGCTGCGCGCTCTCGCGCCTGATGCCGAGCTGGTCGTGGGGATGTCACTGGGTGGCCTGACGGCCATCCGGATCGGCGCGATCGCACCGGAGCTGGTGCGCGAACTCGTCCTCGTCGACGTCACCCCGTCGGCGTTGCACCGGTATGCCGAGCTGACCACCGAGCAACAGGGCACCGTGGCGCTGGTAGCCGGCGAGCGCGAGTTCCCCTCCTTCCAGGCGATGCTGGACCTGACCGTCGCCGCGGCGCCGCACCGCGAGGTCAAGGCGCTGCGCAGGGGCGTGTTCCACAACTCCCGCCGGCTCGACAACGGCAGCTGGGCGTGGCGCTACGACGCCATCCGCGCCGTCCCGAACTTCGGCGACCTGTGGGAGGACGTCGACGCGCTGGCCGCACCCGTCACCCTGGTGCGCGGGGGATCCTCTCCCTTCGTCACCGATGAGGATGCGGCCGAACTGGCCCATCGCGCAGAGCGTTTCCGCACCATGCACGTCGTGGCGAACTCGGGCCATTCGGTGCAGAGCGACCAGCCCCGCGCACTGACCGATCTTCTGCGCGGGGTGCTCGCCGCCCGCTGA
- a CDS encoding LLM class F420-dependent oxidoreductase produces MNANPAIRIGVQLQPQHAPHYQQIRDAVRRCEDIGVDVAFNWDHFFPLYGDPDGAHFECWTMLGAWAEQTSRIQIGALVTCNSYRNPELLADMARTVDHVSGGRLILGIGSGWKQKDYDEYGYEFGTAGSRLDDLAGALPRIKARLAKLNPQPTRDIPVLIGGGGERKTLRLVAEYADIWHSFTSADEFPAKSGVLSRHCAEVGREPASIERSAAVQGGGDLIADAQTLAGLGVTLLTVGCDGPSYDLGAAEALCKWRDSR; encoded by the coding sequence ATGAATGCCAATCCCGCCATCCGTATCGGAGTGCAACTGCAGCCTCAGCACGCGCCGCACTACCAACAAATCCGCGACGCCGTGCGCCGCTGCGAGGACATCGGCGTCGACGTCGCTTTCAACTGGGACCACTTCTTCCCGCTCTACGGCGATCCCGACGGCGCGCACTTCGAATGCTGGACGATGCTCGGCGCCTGGGCCGAGCAGACGTCGCGCATCCAGATCGGCGCGTTGGTGACCTGCAACTCCTACCGCAACCCCGAGTTGCTCGCCGACATGGCCCGCACCGTCGACCACGTCTCGGGCGGCCGGCTCATCCTCGGTATCGGCTCCGGCTGGAAGCAGAAGGACTACGACGAGTACGGCTACGAGTTCGGCACGGCAGGCAGCCGCCTCGACGACCTGGCGGGCGCCCTGCCGCGCATCAAGGCTCGGCTGGCCAAGCTGAATCCGCAGCCCACCCGCGACATCCCGGTTCTGATCGGGGGCGGCGGCGAACGCAAGACCCTGCGGCTGGTCGCCGAGTACGCCGACATCTGGCACAGCTTCACCTCCGCGGACGAGTTCCCCGCGAAGTCCGGCGTCTTGTCCCGGCACTGCGCCGAAGTGGGGCGTGAGCCGGCGAGCATCGAACGCTCCGCGGCCGTGCAGGGCGGCGGCGATCTGATCGCCGATGCCCAAACCCTGGCCGGCCTCGGTGTCACACTGCTCACGGTGGGTTGTGACGGCCCGAGCTACGACCTCGGCGCCGCCGAAGCGCTGTGTAAGTGGCGCGACAGCCGCTAG
- a CDS encoding transglycosylase domain-containing protein, giving the protein MTTILPPVRDDRPTPTRPDPIDEVRAALAGPPSTPLNRDPIDEVKAALDERAARPGRREGPLSGGGPPVGPPPPPPGRHGGPGQGGPGRGIDWSWTQRINWQWVRRAAYLAAAVLVLLPIVTFAMAYFIVDIPKPGNIRTNQVSTILASDGSEIAKIIPPEGNRVDVNISQVPVHVRQAVIAAEDRNFYSNPGFSFTGFARAVDNNLFGHGDLQGGSTITQQYVKNALVGSAQHGLNGLMRKAKELVIATKMSGEWSKDDVLQAYLNIIYFGRGAYGISAAAKAYFNKPVEQLTVSEGALLAALIRRPSSLDPAVDPKGSMARWNWVLDGMVETKALSPSDRAAQVFPPTVPPDQARAQNQPSGPDGLIERQVTKELMELFNIDEQTLNTEGLQVTTTIDPKAQQAAEKAVTKTLDGEDPDMRSAVVSVDPHDGAIRAYYGGSDANGFDFAQAGLQTGSSFKVFCLIAALEQGIGLGYQIDSSPLTVDGIKITNVDGESCGTCNIAQALKQSLNTSYYRLMLKLKGGPQAVADAAHQAGVATSFPGVDHTLSEDGKGGPPNNGVVLGQYETRPIDMASAYATLAASGVYHRPHFVQKVVNSEGQVLFDASNSDNSGEQRIPKAVADNVTAAMEPIAGYSRGHNLAGGRPSAAKTGTTQLGDTNADKDAWMVGYTPSLSTAVWVGTVKDDVPLVTASGAPVYGSGLPSDIWKSTMDGALKGTPNESFPKPTEIGGYAGVPAPPPPPKEPPPVTVIQPTIEVAPGITIPVGPPTTITGAPPPPPGGEPGVPPGGAQAPPPQPPP; this is encoded by the coding sequence ATGACCACGATCCTGCCGCCGGTCCGGGACGACCGGCCAACGCCCACGCGTCCCGATCCGATCGACGAGGTCAGGGCGGCGTTGGCCGGCCCGCCGTCGACCCCGCTGAACCGCGACCCGATCGACGAGGTGAAGGCCGCGCTGGACGAGCGGGCGGCCAGGCCGGGGCGCCGGGAGGGACCGCTGTCCGGGGGTGGCCCGCCGGTCGGCCCCCCGCCGCCACCGCCGGGACGTCACGGCGGCCCGGGTCAGGGCGGGCCCGGACGGGGCATCGACTGGTCCTGGACCCAGCGGATCAACTGGCAGTGGGTGCGACGGGCGGCCTACCTCGCGGCGGCGGTACTGGTGCTGTTGCCGATCGTCACCTTCGCCATGGCGTATTTCATCGTCGACATCCCCAAGCCGGGGAATATCCGCACCAACCAGGTCTCGACGATCCTGGCCAGCGACGGTTCGGAGATCGCGAAGATCATTCCGCCCGAGGGCAACCGGGTGGACGTCAACATCAGCCAGGTGCCCGTGCACGTGCGCCAGGCGGTGATCGCCGCCGAGGACCGCAATTTCTACTCCAACCCGGGGTTCTCGTTCACTGGGTTCGCGCGGGCCGTGGACAACAACCTGTTCGGTCATGGGGACCTGCAAGGCGGTTCCACGATCACCCAGCAGTACGTGAAGAACGCGCTGGTCGGTTCCGCGCAGCACGGCCTGAACGGTCTGATGCGCAAGGCCAAGGAGCTGGTGATCGCCACCAAGATGTCGGGGGAGTGGTCCAAAGACGATGTGCTGCAGGCCTACCTGAACATCATCTACTTCGGCCGCGGCGCCTACGGCATCTCCGCCGCCGCCAAGGCCTACTTCAACAAGCCGGTCGAGCAGCTGACGGTCTCCGAGGGCGCGCTGTTGGCGGCGCTCATCCGGCGGCCGTCGTCGCTGGACCCCGCCGTCGACCCGAAGGGCTCGATGGCGCGGTGGAACTGGGTGCTCGACGGCATGGTGGAAACCAAGGCCCTGTCCCCGAGCGACCGTGCCGCCCAGGTGTTCCCCCCGACCGTGCCGCCCGACCAGGCGCGCGCGCAGAATCAGCCCAGCGGTCCCGACGGCCTGATCGAGCGCCAGGTGACCAAAGAGCTGATGGAGTTGTTCAACATCGACGAGCAGACCCTCAACACCGAGGGGCTGCAGGTCACCACGACAATCGATCCCAAGGCGCAGCAGGCCGCGGAGAAGGCTGTCACCAAAACCCTCGACGGGGAGGACCCCGACATGCGGTCCGCCGTCGTCTCGGTCGACCCGCACGACGGCGCGATCCGCGCCTATTACGGCGGGTCCGACGCCAACGGATTCGACTTCGCTCAGGCCGGCCTGCAGACGGGCTCGTCGTTCAAGGTGTTCTGCCTGATCGCCGCGCTCGAGCAGGGGATTGGGCTGGGGTATCAGATCGACAGCTCACCGCTGACGGTCGACGGCATCAAGATCACCAATGTCGACGGCGAGAGCTGCGGCACCTGCAACATCGCCCAGGCGCTCAAGCAATCGCTGAACACGTCCTACTACCGGCTGATGCTCAAGCTCAAGGGCGGCCCGCAGGCGGTCGCGGACGCCGCGCACCAGGCCGGCGTCGCCACCAGCTTCCCGGGCGTCGACCACACGCTGTCCGAGGACGGCAAGGGCGGGCCGCCCAACAACGGGGTGGTGCTGGGCCAGTACGAAACCCGGCCGATCGACATGGCATCGGCCTACGCCACGCTGGCCGCCTCCGGCGTCTACCACCGGCCGCATTTCGTGCAGAAGGTCGTGAACTCCGAGGGGCAGGTGCTTTTCGACGCGAGCAACTCCGACAACAGCGGCGAGCAGCGCATACCCAAGGCCGTCGCCGACAACGTCACCGCTGCCATGGAGCCGATTGCCGGCTACTCGCGCGGCCACAACCTCGCCGGCGGCAGGCCGTCGGCGGCCAAGACGGGCACCACTCAACTCGGTGACACCAACGCCGACAAGGACGCCTGGATGGTCGGGTACACGCCGTCGCTGTCGACGGCGGTGTGGGTGGGCACCGTCAAGGACGACGTGCCGCTGGTGACGGCCTCGGGCGCGCCGGTCTACGGGTCGGGTCTGCCGTCGGACATCTGGAAGTCGACCATGGACGGCGCGCTGAAGGGCACCCCCAACGAGTCCTTCCCGAAGCCGACGGAGATCGGCGGCTACGCGGGCGTGCCGGCGCCGCCTCCGCCGCCGAAGGAGCCTCCGCCGGTGACCGTCATCCAGCCGACCATCGAAGTGGCGCCGGGCATCACGATCCCGGTCGGGCCGCCCACGACCATCACCGGCGCACCGCCACCGCCGCCCGGCGGCGAACCCGGCGTCCCACCCGGCGGCGCCCAGGCGCCTCCGCCACAGCCGCCACCGTGA
- a CDS encoding sulfotransferase family protein: MTAPLVAAAMLAAAEAETGLRDYGDPTLPERFAAAVEHLNALGMDADGNAQAAQVCRWLLTSRLEFIEDRNRYPIATEVVDSPMFVTGEPRSGTTLMHALMSVDPRARALRFWEVMYPSPPPGLAGADDDRRRRADADWREINAKMPKWLHSHPYNDMLGDGLPEDERTWAFDFRVMTPTAWWRVPMQSLVGGLPTDPAAQYRLHKAMLQQLQYRRPPKYWVLKGFHGFRLEQLFETYPDAHMVWLHRDPVQVAASRTMMMADIAEGMVGPVDLLVEARKHLDLTRASVANTMSNPLVDDPRILHIRYTDFIADPVGTVRRYYEFCGRELAAEAEAAMRDYLADHPGDRHGKFKYSTQLLIDIGEDLHALHAEFAPFRDRFGVPIEIRG, from the coding sequence GTGACCGCGCCGCTGGTCGCCGCCGCGATGCTGGCCGCGGCCGAGGCCGAGACCGGTCTGCGTGACTACGGCGACCCGACGCTGCCCGAACGTTTCGCCGCGGCCGTCGAGCACCTCAACGCCCTGGGCATGGACGCCGACGGCAACGCGCAGGCGGCACAGGTGTGTCGATGGCTGCTGACGTCGCGCCTGGAATTCATCGAGGACCGCAACCGCTACCCCATCGCCACCGAGGTGGTCGACTCCCCGATGTTCGTGACCGGCGAACCGCGTTCGGGCACAACGCTGATGCACGCACTGATGTCCGTCGACCCGCGCGCGCGGGCGTTGCGCTTCTGGGAGGTCATGTACCCGTCGCCGCCGCCGGGGCTGGCCGGCGCCGACGACGACAGGCGCAGGCGTGCCGACGCCGACTGGCGCGAGATCAACGCGAAGATGCCCAAATGGCTGCACAGTCACCCCTACAACGACATGCTGGGCGACGGGCTGCCCGAGGACGAACGCACCTGGGCGTTCGACTTTCGCGTCATGACCCCCACCGCGTGGTGGCGCGTGCCCATGCAGTCGCTGGTCGGTGGCCTGCCCACCGATCCGGCCGCGCAATACCGGCTGCACAAGGCCATGCTCCAGCAGCTGCAATACCGGCGGCCGCCGAAATACTGGGTACTCAAGGGCTTTCATGGGTTCCGACTCGAGCAGTTGTTCGAGACCTACCCCGACGCGCACATGGTCTGGCTGCATCGGGATCCCGTACAGGTGGCCGCGTCTCGCACCATGATGATGGCCGACATCGCCGAAGGGATGGTCGGGCCGGTGGATCTGCTGGTCGAAGCCAGAAAGCACCTCGACCTGACCCGCGCCAGTGTCGCCAACACAATGAGCAATCCGTTGGTGGATGACCCCCGCATCCTGCATATCCGCTACACCGACTTCATCGCCGATCCCGTCGGCACCGTGCGGCGATACTACGAGTTCTGCGGTCGCGAACTCGCCGCCGAAGCCGAGGCCGCAATGCGGGACTACCTGGCCGACCACCCCGGCGACCGCCACGGCAAGTTCAAATACTCGACCCAGTTGCTGATCGACATCGGAGAGGACCTCCACGCCCTGCACGCCGAGTTCGCGCCCTTCCGTGACAGATTCGGCGTCCCGATCGAGATCCGGGGTTGA